Part of the Etheostoma cragini isolate CJK2018 chromosome 8, CSU_Ecrag_1.0, whole genome shotgun sequence genome, AGGCAGAGGCTGAGCTACAGTAAAGATTGTCTTATTGATCATCACAGAACAGGAATAGAATTCCTTAATAATCACATTTTTGGGTGAGCACTAAAAAAATTTGACTGAACATTCTCACTAAACTCATAATGTTGACtctattctcagaattctgaactcaaataaaatgttcacaCGTGGCCCAAATCCTCTTCCATACAGGAATGTATCGTTATCTCCAGATGTTTTGGTTGTGGATAGCGCCTCGTCAAGAGTCACAACATTTAAATTAGGTCATTGTGTTGTTTGCTGTAAAGGTCTCACGGTGTCCACTTACTGCTGATGAGGTCAGTGGGGATGGTATTTCCTCTGCTAACAGGCTCACGTGCTGAAGGGATTTCCCGTGGTGACTTTAAAGACGGACTACCTTGAGCCACATCAAAATAAAGTCATGTTAGCTGCAAAGCTATCATAAGATGTCACAGATTCCTCAATAATTTGCTTACATTGTGTCACATACAAACAGTAGACATTTATCAAAGTCATTACCATTTAATATGAATTTTGTAATCCCGCTTTACAGAGTTTCTAACTCTCACATCATAAATTAAGATGGTTAGATGTCCAATGATGTAATCATTGTGTTTAAGGGTTTTTACCACCCTGCCCTGATGTTTTTTGGGTGAAACACTAAAATCTTTTTACATTGTTAggataaaaatgacaaactttacagataaagaATAGCAGCACAAACTATTGTCCCTTTGTTTATCAGctgaaggttaaaaaaaacatccagagcagcagtgtgtttgttATTAATGAATATAAGTTATTTCAGGTCGCATCCTGAGTACTTGCCTTTCGTCGGTTTGCTCTGTTCCTTCGTCCCGTCCACAGGTAAATGTTCTCCTGGTGACATGTCTGATGCTCATCACGGCTCAGGATCtctgtttcacttttttcaacgatTCAGCTAGTTCATCCTCCTGCTTCTGTCAGCACCAAGAGGTCAGGAAACCTCCAACAACACCCAACATGCCGGCCTGAGTCACCGCTCCGGAGACTGTGAGCTGTACTCTGTGAGCTGTCCTcggtgtgtgtttggttgttgaTCAGTGACTTAATAACACTCCCCTACCCAGCAGATCCCTGAGTGGCCGCTCTTAACATTCTGATCACAGAACAGCAGCGACAGCAGAGGGCCGGTTGTGTGACTTTAGGTTGCCTTCTCTGTTCTGCTTTTAGTCACCTAACACAATGGAGACACATACCCCACAAGTGTGTTAGCTGAATACGGAGACTgaatgcagacacacacgcacacacacttcatgtCAAAGTTGTATTGTATACAAACTGGCATTCTGTATGCAAATGAATGCAATTACTAAATTTGCTCTGTATATAGCTCATGCCTTAGAATTAATAGTGTGTAAGTTTATTTATGTACCATGCCAAACATTTGGCACATCCCacatattaaaacaacaacacattttcatgttaaacacaTACCGtacagaaaaattacaaaaaacaccagTTATAAAATGCCCTTTTTTACTGTATGCTTTCAAATAACATTTGCTAAAATGCatgcaaaatgtcaaataaatgatcATTAAGGCACACAAATTAGCAGAATTAAAATTGatattgttaatttttgtttggcaaaaaaacattaattcaaggtccacttactagtttttaataaaatatcatGGTCTTCTTCTGTGGATGGAGTTAGCAAACTCCGTGTTCGTGGGCTAACTATCTAAATGAGTCTAGTCATTTGTTACCTCTGACACCCATTAACATGCAGTAGAATATGAATGTATATTCGTATAGGTAAAACCCTATGGGTCAATTTTAAGTAACTTATTTGAGAGCATAGTATTCTATCAATCACTAGTTCTGAGTTTGTATTTCAACTACAAAATTAATTCATgcattaattataattattagtaTATAATGACAGTCAGTGACATTTAAATCTTTGTATGTGGAGATTGTTTTCCCACAGATCTCATGAAGAAATGGGCCACATGGGCGACAGCATCATCATTACATGCTGACGAGAAGATGAACAGAAACCAGCCCTCTCCGACAGGCTGGTGACTTAGTGCTGTCACAAGTGCTGCGTTGAAAAACATGTTGACTTGCCCGCCTTACGGTGAGTATATGGCACATCAAAGCAACACATAAGTGAAGCTGTTGAAGTTGTAAGCACCATGCTAACTTTCAGTCAGTGAACGCAGCGTAGAGAGGCAGTCAGAAGAAAATGTCATCTAATAGGCTGACAGCAAATCAAAGGCAGCCCTGAGAGGCAACAGCAAACTTAAAGCTAACTGGTTATCAGCAAAGACAATTACTGACATTAgtcaaaacaggaagcagaaaaaTCCGAGGCCTTTGTTCTGCATTTGGAAGAGAAGTCTACAGTAATCGCTTTACTTCATGGTGTTTGTCAGTGGATAAGACCATTGtttatccatgttatttttattttagcatttttcatGACAATGTGATAAAAAGGAGGATCAactaaaagcttttttattacaacaaacaaccatatgtatttacaaaacttctttaaaaaagattgttttcaaAACTCAATCTGCTGTTTATATGataattagtattattattttcataatatttattcatgcatagtttaaaacacacattgctaaataaacatttcaaacttGCCTATTGCAGCTATATTGTGAAGGATTTGGattgtatttattaatatcTACTATGTAAATCGATCTAAAAAGATTATCTAATCTATGTTTACTTTGATTAGATCATTCTAATTTTATATTAGGAATATCCCAAAAACATAAGACCTGAACACGACCCTGCTACTGCTTTTGACAttcagtggaaaaaaaggacgtttatatttactgtattctgCTGCTTAAACAGGCATGAGCGTGacattacaaatgtatttacccaaaacaaaacattttttatttaccaaattttaaatttattttcacCCAGGCGTAACCACGCCAGGTTAGCAGCAGCTGCGGTGTCAAGTATACTATTGGGTTAGGCATACATTTTAATTCGGTATGAACGTTCACTTTAATGCCATAAATCACATATgtgaaaatgataaaataaactAACAATTATCaggtttacatttatttattattccaTTGTAATCTGACACTTTCATACaattacagacaaacacattatcTAATGTAAATACTCTCACAATGTTATAAAAGtggaatgttgtgtgtgtgttgtgtgatgtTTCAAATACATAAgtcacacacaggcaaacaggtaaacacacaagacaaattGACATTGATAAAACCCATTTCAGCAGGCTGATTTGCAAAGACAACAGAGAGAAGCCACAGTACAGACTacacatgttttttaatatttcagcaACAGAAAAAGCTCTGTCTTTGCTGTAATGTAGCATTCACTGTGTTcgcaaaaacagacaaaacatccCTTCTTTACATCATACTATAACACATAAATGGCCTTTGGATTGTATCATTTACATGAAAGTGTGGGATTATTTAATGGTGAAAAAGACACCATTTACCCCCAACTATCAGATCCCAACTCCTCTTTTTCATTGTGTTCATTCTCCTCTATTTTGATTCTTGTCATGATAGACatttcttggccaggtctcctatggaaaaaaaatgatcatacattcttttttattatctggCTAGTTCAAATGTGACCAACATATTAGCTTTAAACACATTGAATCTCTTATTCAACAGTAATATTTCTTTGTCATTGTATGTACTACAGGTGGCACTATACTGTATTCCCTTTTCTTGTCTTTAAGGTTGAGATATTACAAGAAATAGTGGCCTGCTGCAGACATGTCAACAAAATCCGAACAGTTCTCTTGtgtatgaatataatatatctGAACCATATGAAAAACCACAACTCTGAATATCTCCATGTTGATGTGTGTTAGATCAAAAAGTAGTTCAGTAAGAATTTCACACAGCGTTAACATTGTAAGAGGGCTCGCCTTTGTGGAGTGTTTGAACCGTTCTCTTGTCATTCAGGGTCAAACAAATGTTCTTCATACTCTTCAGTCATGCCGTGTGGCAGGGTGGCTGGCTTTACTGTGGGCATCAGAGATTCTTGGTCATTCAGATTCAGCGCTTCGCTTTTAAGGGAAAGAGACCTGAAGGAGgtgcaacacaaaaacattacaatcaATTATTGCATCACATCagtaatttgatgttttttttggagtttacaataaataaagcTCACTGCTGGAATCGGGGAGAGAAGTTTTGTTTACTGTTgctttttgttcctttgttctcCTGTGTGTGACTCATGGAGTTTCTGTTAACACACTCCTTGAATCCTGGCAGTGCCGTCTAcaggacaaagaagaagaaacagtgaCCTCGACCAGATCAATCTCCAGAAACAGGAAGGTGTACTCGATGACGTGCAATCACCTGTAAGCTGGCATTCAGAACTGTCCCAAAATCAAGGCTGGAAGACACATTTTTCATCAGTGATGGACTCCTGCGGAATAACAAAGGTAACAGATTTTCAAATGAACACAATCCATGTCTAATTCATGGCAAGCAAATCAAAACCACGTGGTTATGAGCAATAGTTTGAGGCAAGGTCAGTTATGATGACAAATAGTAATATACAGTTGCATAAACAGTCAAGAAAGAGCCTTGAAACTGTCATCGGGATCATGTGACGATACATCTTGTTTGGCCATAATCCATGTCATGTTTTCCAATCAATTGCTGAAGCAAAGATGGGAAAGATGAGAAGCAAATGTCTTTGCTTCTGTGCTTTTTGCCAATAAATTGTACTTTATTGACTTGGGCAAACTAAAGAAATGTCCTATTTAACTTGAAATCCATGCAGATACCCTGATGCCAGCGCTGTGATAAACAGGAAGCCATCTATCGTACCCTGTTATCTTCTGGGATCTCCTCCTCTGGTATTCCACCTCATCCACTGTCCACACTGCGCCTTTCACATTCTCCACACGCACAAAACACTTGTGCAGGCTCAGGTTGTGGCGCACTGCGTTCTGATCCAGAGAAAATCAGAGTGAAGGAGATATTACTGGATACATGCGGCATAAATCAGGTACACGCTGGGATCACATGGTTAATTATCTGGAGGTGTGATACCTTCCAAGTGGCAGCGTTGCGTCTGAAATAAGCAAATGTCCGTGTGAACCAGTTGTATATCTCGTTGAGTGTTAGTTGCTTGTCTGATGTTTCCATAATAGCCTGTAGATGGAGAGGGAAATAAAAGGAACTGTAGCACATTATAGGATCAAATTAAAGCCCTGACTTTTTCACTTCTCATCCAAGGAAGGAGGAGACAGCCGCACACTCAAAACGCTGtgcagtctttttattttctaattctATGAATCAACCgcctttttttaagataaaagaTCATTAACCATTTCATCGACTCAAGACAAGTTTATTTTATCGATAAAGTGTTTTCCTGATTAATGTCAGGAATGTCATAAGAAAATAGCCCAAAGCCCAAGTTgacctatttaaaaaataaaacttttgataaacacaaagatatttagttttctttcgTGGGCCACAAGGTGTGCCAGCAAATAATCATATTCAAGCAAATGGAACCAAGGGGTTTTTGCCTTcaaaacttacattttttattaacagaATTAACAGAAATTAGATTTCCGTTAATGTTTTCAGCTGTAGACAGGTAATTCAGGTAACTGAATGAGAATAAATAAGGCAATCAATGCATAGAGAGGTTGTTTATCTCATTATTCACATTCTACGGACCAAAATAGGACAACACAGAGtaaaacaaaggagaaaacATCTGGATGCATCTGAATTGCAAATatcaaaaagtgatttaaataatataacatattacCTTTGAGTTACCTATAGAATGTGTTAAGTATGGAAAAGAAATCACTTCTTTTCCAATGTATAGACTGTACCTGTCTTATCAGTGTTGCGTAGGTGAAAGGTGGTCTGATATCGGCGTTCTTATAAAGCTCAtattcattttctgtaacaagacaaaacacagaaactgGAGTAGAAAATTTGCTCTGTACTATTTATTGTTAATGGACATTAAAGCGACTACGGTATTTGTTTTACCTGAAGACAGGGAGTAGACCAAAGGGTGATGACGACATCTTATGGCCCCAGTACACTCTTCTTCACTCCCCTGGGATGGAGTGCTGACAGAGGCCAGGGGTTGTGGGGAGTCTGATGGGCTCGTTGAGGCCAGGTGGAGCTGGGAGTGACACAAACAGGTGATCCAAGTTAACAAAGGAGCCAGTGGAATGAAAAgactgacagagaaagaaaacagagagggagatttTAAACAGAGTGTAACAGAGCGATTTGATTCGCCTCCTCAGAGGTGATTCCACTAATATCGCAAGAAGAAGGAAGCCAATTATTGTTAATTGTAGGGTGAAATTGTTTGGTGAGTGTTGTGATTATGGTGCAATATTTGCAAGATTAACATCTGATTAGCTTCCACATTATGAGAGCATGTCTGATGTCTGGAAACACAATGGCAGCCATCTGGTACCAACAGCTGGGCACTGAAAGGAAAGACAGTGCTCAGAACTCACACCATGCGAGTCACACTCAATAAGGACGGAGAGCTCAATAAGGCAAAAGTGTGAAGTAATCTGAAATGTATGCACATATGATCCGATCTGGCATAATTTTTCTAGGCGGGTTTTAATATGACCTTCATCTCATGCAAGTGTACCCCTAACCTAAACCCTTTTTTTCTAAGAAAATGCCAACATATTTCTGCAACTTATATAAGTGTAAAAGTTCCCCAGGTTGATTTCAGGCTGGCGGTATCTTCATCAGTGCAGCAGAAGATGAAGTTGTAGCCAGACGTGTTATTTTCACTCTTCACCACATATTATAAACATATTTGGAGTTTTGCTCACAGCTCTGAAATGCTGTGCAGTTTACGGCTCATTTGCTTCGTCTCTGTTGTTCTCACAGCTATTACTACACACTATCTACCTGAAGACCGTGTGGGTCAGCAGCCGTATCAGATTGAGGCATTTGTAGACTTGCGGGGGCAGAGATCAACTGAGATTCTAAAGATGGCAGATGCAGGTGAGCCATCATCGCTCGGAGACGCTCCCGTTCTTTGCAGAGCTGTTAAAGGAGatgaagagggaggagaagaaatCAGATGGATGGTGTCACTTCAAAATCACTGAACACAGCTTAGCGAGATGGAATGCTGtgaagcaaacacattttttgcaaagtacAATTTTCTGCTGTATCAAACATGAGGAAGGAGGCAGTGTTCTGCAGAACATTACATGAATATTTACCTTGAAGAAGTTGTTCAGGTGGTGAAATTTAGGAGAAGCTCGGAGGAAACAATCTAATTTTGCAGACTGTTATTGCtgctataaatatatatcttcttttttttttatcaatacaAACTTTTCACCTATACAAAATTCCTTTGTTTgacccaaacacacatatgACAGGTTTCCACACTAGCTCACATCTAAGTGTCATTTCCAACTTTTGCTGTTGGACATCTTTTTTGGGATTCATTCCTACCTGAAGCTCAAGTTGCTGAACCACCTGCATCTGGACTCTGCACTGCGCTGTATTTCTGTCATCCAGAGTGTGCTCGCTGCCTATGtgcctgaaacacacaacagGGCTTTAAATGAATACTTTGCTGGGAATCTTTCTATTGAGTATCAAATACTCTGATAAGTCTGCAGCTTAGTCCATCACAGAGAAAGCAGCCGTAGTCAGGTACAGTGGAGTTCAATGGTGACCCAGagtcatgttaaaaaaactaatctcAAAATCTATCAAAACATTTATGGAAACTTTATTTAAACCACTCACTCACATATACATTTAATGATTTCTTGGTAAAATGAAGAACATTTCAAGCATACTATACTGAACATATGCATCAAGAGCAGAAAAGGAGATAATGCGCGAGCGGTTTGAGAACTTTCTATGGACGTTTTGATTtgccatgtttgttttgtttttttaccattgaaatacattgtaATTATGGTAAATCCAAGCTTGCTGGCATTTGAGCCCCAGTTTTTGCCCCTTATGTCTTATCCTCCTACTTTTAAGTCCCAGAAATAAAGCAGCAGTAAGCTTTGTTGGCTAACTAAACTGGGGTGTTCAAAGATCACTAGAGATTTAGATTTAGAGTCAGAAAGTGAAATGCATTAGGATGGAGTTAAAACCTACTTGAGGAACTGGCTGAAGTTTTCACACACCGACTCACATCCGGGCCATTGACACACACCGTGACTGTAGAGAGCGTGTGCGGCAGCGCCATCAGCTTTGACAGCACTAgagtcaaatcaaatcaaatcaagctTTATTGTCGTTGCATGAATACAGagtattaaaacaacaacatccaaGGTGCTGCTCCAGATcactgcttttaaaataaataaataatataatatgtaacaaCCACCCCCCCATCCGCTTCATACATTTcaccctctcttttctctctcacacacccacacacatgcacatatatgTAACACATGTATTATGGAATACAGGCAAGTGTTTAACACCCTCCCAGACAACA contains:
- the LOC117948847 gene encoding forkhead box protein P2-like, producing MMAPQQLQQLLSSSQLQVLIHQKQHALLLQQQHLKEFYNKQQQFHLQLLQQKPSKKVKELSAQQLVFQQLLQLQQQQQQLLRVQRPILSSPAPSPGHYVSSPSGAVSVERNSGLSPEKMQQIWKELTNGIAEDKTTSKGNQDSPANNMMSTKVTGRQTSDQQSSSPRGAQCAVKADGAAAHALYSHGVCQWPGCESVCENFSQFLKHIGSEHTLDDRNTAQCRVQMQVVQQLELQLCKERERLRAMMAHLHLPSLESQLISAPASLQMPQSDTAADPHGLQVDSVLGLHLASTSPSDSPQPLASVSTPSQGSEEECTGAIRCRHHPLVYSLSSENEYELYKNADIRPPFTYATLIRQAIMETSDKQLTLNEIYNWFTRTFAYFRRNAATWKNAVRHNLSLHKCFVRVENVKGAVWTVDEVEYQRRRSQKITGSPSLMKNVSSSLDFGTVLNASLQTALPGFKECVNRNSMSHTQENKGTKSNSKQNFSPRFQQSLSLKSEALNLNDQESLMPTVKPATLPHGMTEEYEEHLFDPE